One window from the genome of Cricetulus griseus strain 17A/GY chromosome 2, alternate assembly CriGri-PICRH-1.0, whole genome shotgun sequence encodes:
- the Prr18 gene encoding proline-rich protein 18 isoform X2, giving the protein MAERESLGRWVSAPAPETLGHIVSSVRQSATAARRSPELGKPLLARSSSCRPAQPRSSRRTLMIRLLGGVMSFKPMPPPPPPPPARTQGGPAARQLFRRSCAPPAPSPPVAAGEKKRTPEMLLSSSWPSATLKRPPSRRGPGLGPGTPQPPTSARVQSQPSQSRVGTSTTCSAPRRVACSHSPAGATAAGTSAGAGPDDATRFSLSLTPEAILVIQRRHLEKQLLARPRRPFSTPSADSRRPLVPCPRTRTSTARRGGPTDPPLAVAVSSRSPSASLMPPGGLQATLPSLRPSSLRPVLKVSLLNEKHKYDDEEYEEEVEVVDEGLVRKCTEWLRGVESAHASRGRMGHLDTLPHLSTL; this is encoded by the exons ATGGCAGAACGGGAGAGCTTGGGTCGCTGGGTGTCAGCTCCCGCCCCTGAAACTCTTGGGCACATTGTCTCCAGCGTTCGTCAGTCGGCGACAGCAGCCCGGCGCAGCCCGGAACTTGGCAAGCCCTTGCTTGCGCGCTCCTCCTCCTGCCGCCCGGCCCAGCCCCGCTCGTCTCGGAG GACACTGATGATCCGCTTGCTAGGAGGCGTCATGTCATTCAAGCCTATGCCACCACCGCCGCCTCCGCCGCCTGCCCGGACCCAGGGGGGCCCTGCCGCGCGCcagctcttccggaggtcctgcgCGCCGCCCGCGCCCTCGCCGCCTGTCGCAGCCGGCGAGAAGAAGAGGACGCCCGAGATGCTGCTTTCCAGCTCCTGGCCCTCCGCCACCCTAAAGAGGCCGCCAAGCCGCCGCGGCCCCGGCCTGGGTCCTGGCACCCCGCAGCCGCCGACCTCCGCACGCGTTCAGTCCCAGCCTTCTCAAAGCCGTGTGGGAACCTCAACCACGTGCTCCGCGCCCCGGCGGGTCGCTTGCAGTCACAGCCCAGCAGGAGCCACCGCCGCGGGGACTTCTGCCGGTGCCGGGCCAGACGACGCCACGCGCTTTTCCTTGAGCCTCACGCCTGAAGCCATCCTGGTCATCCAGAGGCGCCACCTGGAGAAGCAATTGCTGGCGCGGCCCCGCAGACCCTTCTCCACGCCCTCGGCCGACTCACGGCGCCCACTGGTCCCCTGTCCCCGGACCAGGACCTCGACTGCGCGGAGGGGCGGTCCCACCGACCCGCCTCTAGCTGTGGCTGTCAGTAGCCGCTCTCCCAGTGCCTCGCTGATGCCGCCTGGAGGTTTGCAGGCCACTCTGCCCAGCTTGCGCCCCTCCAGCCTGCGCCCAGTGCTCAAGGTGTCGCTGCTCAATGAGAAGCACAAGTATGACGATGAGGAGTACgaggaggaagtggaggtggTGGACGAGGGCCTGGTGCGCAAGTGCACCGAGTGGTTGCGTGGGGTGGAGTCGGCACACGCTTCGAGGGGACGGATGGGACATCTGGACACACTGCCTCACCTGAGCACACTGTGA
- the Sft2d1 gene encoding vesicle transport protein SFT2A produces MEKLRRVLSGQDDEEQGLTAQVLDASSLSFNTRLKWFIICFVAGVFCSILGTGLLWLPNGIKLFAVFYTLGNLAALASTCFLMGPVKQLKKMFETTRLLATVIMLLCFVFTLCAALWWRKKGLALLFCILQFLSMTWYSLSYIPYARDAVLKCCSSLFS; encoded by the exons ATGGAGAAGCTGCGGCGCGTCCTGAGCGGCCAGGACGACGAGGAGCAAGGCCTGACGGCGCAG GTCCTGGACGCCTCATCCCTTAGTTTCAACACCAGATTGAAGTGGTTCATCATATGCTTTGTTGCTGGTGTTTTCTGTTCAATCCTT GGAACTGGTTTGCTGTGGCTTCCCAATGGCATAAAACTTTTTGCGGTATTTTACACCCTTGGAAACCTTGCGGCACTGGCCAG TACTTGCTTTTTAATGGGACCTGTGAAGcaactgaagaaaatgtttgaaacaaCAAGATTGCTTGCCACAGTTATTATGCTT TTGTGCTTCGTGTTTACCCTGTGTGCTGCTCTGTGG TGGCGGAAGAAGGGGCTGGCCTTACTCTTCTGCATATTGCAGTTCCTGTCGATGACCTG GTACAGTCTGTCCTACATCCCATATGCAAG AGATGCAGTGCTCAAGTGCTGCTCATCGCTCTTCAGCTGA